CCGCGAGTGGCGGCGAAGAACGCGGCGCACTACGCCCGCTACCCGCAGGACGTGGCCGCCGTCCGCCGGATCGCGGCGCACCTCACGCAGCGGCCTGCCCAGCTGCCGAGCGGTGGTCTGCTGACCGTGCAGGCCTTCCAGGCACTGGGCCTGATGCTCGGTGGCGGATCGGGCTCGGGCGCGCTGCACTACCTGCTGGAGGAGGCCTGGGTGGAGGGCGAGGACGGCCCTGAGCTGTCCGACACCTTCCTCGCCGGGGCCCAGGCCCAGCTCTCCTTCGCGCAGAACCCGATGTACGCCGTCCTGCACGAGTCGATCTACGGCCAGCGCTCGGTGGACCCGGCGGGCACCGGGTGGGCCGCCGAGCGCGTCCGCAAGGAGTTCCCGGCCTTCGACGCCGAGGCCGCCCTGGGAACGGACGCCCCGGTCCTGCTCACCGGCGAGATGATCTACCCCTGGATGTTCGAGACCGACCCGGCGCTGCAGCCGCTGCGCGAGACGGCGCAGCTGCTCGCGGAGCGCCGCGACTGGCCCGACCTGTACTCCCCCGAGCGGCTGGCCGCCAACGAGGTGCCGGTGTTCGCGGCCGTGTACTTCGACGACATGTACGTGGACACCGCCGACTCGCTGGAGACGGCGCAGGCCGTGGGCAACCTGCGCTTCTGGCTGACCAACGAGTGGGAGCACGACGCGCTCCGGGTGAGCGGCCGAGTGGTGCTCGACCGCCTGGTCCGGATGGCGCGCGGCGAGGCGTAGCGGGGCGACCCTGCCGGGGCGGCGGAGCATCTCAGCAGTCGCCCGGCCGATGAGCGCGCAGTGGGCCGGCCGTACGGTCGTGGACTTGCCGGGCGCCCGGCCCCGGTGTGCCGCGGGTCGGCCCGACCGGGCGAGGCAGCGGCGACCGCGGCCCGGTACCCGCGGGGGTGCCGGGGGCCGCAGGCCGGGGTGCCGAGGCGCCGCCGCGGCCGACCGTGCGGTGATCGCGCAGGGTGGCCCTGCCCGGGGCGGGAGGCCGCCCAGGAGCCCGGCCGCCCTGGCCTCCGCCGTTCGAGTCGCCCTCGCCTTGGCCGCCCTCGTCCGAGCCGCCCGCGCCTTGGCCGCCCTCGTCCAAGCCGCCCGCGCCCTGGCCGGGAGGCGGCTCGCCGACGGCTTCATTCGTCGGCCTGGTGGCCGCGGGGGGCGATTCCGGAGTTCCCCTGCTCTCCGCCGTGGTGGGCCGCGCCGACGGCCCCGCCGCGGGTGCGGCAGGTGCGGGACGAAGGGCCGGCCCATGGGGCGCGAGGTCCCGCCCGACGCCGCCGGAGGTCGCCGTGGGCCGGGAGCCCCGGGGCCGGGCGGCGATGCGGCCGGCGCGCTGCTCACGGACGCTCTCCAGGAGCCGCTCCGGTGCGAGGCCGCCGTTGATCGACTCGTACAGCAGGTGGGCCAGGGTGTAGCGCGAGTCCACCTCCAGCGCCCGCGACAGCATGATCCGGGCGGTGGCGGTGTCGCCGGCGATCCAGGCCGTCCAGGCGAGCAGGGTGAGCGGCGGCGCGGCGAGGTGTTCGAACGGGCTGACGCAGCGCTGGACGAGGAACCGCCACACGCGCTGGGCGACGGCCAGCTCGTCCGGCTCGGCGAACTCGGCTCCGCGGTCGCGGCCCAGCTTGTCCTGCAGGCCGAGCAGCAGCCGGGCGACCCGCTGGGGGTCGACTTCCCGTGCGCCGTCGCGGAACTCGGCCATCACCTCCGCGATGAGGGTACCCGTCCGTTCGACCGCGGCCGCCCGGCCCGAGGCGAGCTCACGGAGGAAGCCTGGCCCGGCCCGTTCGATCTCCTGGCGCTGGATGTCCGCGGTCGGCGGCCCGACCGGGGCCAGCCCGGCCACCATGGACCGCCGGCTGCCACGCGGGGCCAGACCTGCGAAGGCCGCCGCCGCGGCGATCGCGCTCGGCCGGTGGGCCGGTCGGACCGGTGTCCCGGTGGGGTCGCAGCAGCCGGGGCGGCTGCACAGGAAGGACCACCAGCGGCCACCGGAGACGCAGAGCGACTCCTTCACGGCCACCCCGGCCTCACGGAAAGCGGCCGCGAGGCTGTCGGCGAGCGGGCGCAACGACTCGACCGGGCGCGCCGCGCCGCTCGGCGGTGCGCCGCTCTTCGCCTCGGCGGGATCGGCCGGACCGGCGGAATCGGCGGAATCGGCGGAATCGGAAGGATCGACCGGATGTGCGGGCGCGGTGGCACCTGCGGGCTCACCGACACCGACGGGCTCGGTGGGGCCGGCGGGATCCCGTACGAGGTAGAGCAGGACCTGGTCCGGTCGGCGGTCGCGCTTCTCGGAGAGTTCCAGTAGCAGGGCCGCGGTGTCGTGGGCCACCGGCCCCCACTGGGCGGGGTTGTCGGGGAGGTCGACCCGGACCACCCCGCCC
This genomic window from Streptomyces sp. TLI_235 contains:
- a CDS encoding prolyl aminopeptidase 2; translated protein: MSTVGRLPGIVTRDHVFRVPLDHQRPEGERIEVYAREVVASGREHDDLPWLVYLQGGPGGKAGRPLGRDDWLNRALDDYRVLLLDQRGTGRSTPANRQTLVRRGGPAEQADYLAHFRADSIVRDAELIRRLLLGDEGKWSLLGQSFGGFCTLTYLSLAPEGLREAFVTGGLAGLRASADDVYRAAYPRVAAKNAAHYARYPQDVAAVRRIAAHLTQRPAQLPSGGLLTVQAFQALGLMLGGGSGSGALHYLLEEAWVEGEDGPELSDTFLAGAQAQLSFAQNPMYAVLHESIYGQRSVDPAGTGWAAERVRKEFPAFDAEAALGTDAPVLLTGEMIYPWMFETDPALQPLRETAQLLAERRDWPDLYSPERLAANEVPVFAAVYFDDMYVDTADSLETAQAVGNLRFWLTNEWEHDALRVSGRVVLDRLVRMARGEA